A DNA window from Amphiprion ocellaris isolate individual 3 ecotype Okinawa chromosome 8, ASM2253959v1, whole genome shotgun sequence contains the following coding sequences:
- the LOC118471605 gene encoding uncharacterized protein LOC118471605: MLFCTRFIKCTIFFVLILCLVFSFIVLFSSCFLPSSSPTTLLLVCFLILLLPPSPPFSPPLVISSLSFHCFVLLFPPSFCFYCLQFFSPFSSPLLSFFPFLCPHSAFSFMFSSFLLTTFSSSPSSLPRSTHYSFDSFFTSIFFSFSFCHLHHLFIPLLLVFLYPFLHLLHFLLLFSFLFLFLLFLFCHLLSLFSSSVFLSFFLLPSFSSSSFISSSPHPCSPSPFSITPPSIFLFFLLFLQSLSPSFSSTVFVFVFVLSFFSFFSFFYSPPRFIVSLHNFLYSLFLHFLSVHLQSPSFFCSSSPSFCHSCLLVLLFPLFSSHFTSCSTYSFSFLPLLLLVPPLSTLPHSIVLSPPSLVFLLSCHFLIPSSYFVTPSSSPFFFFSSPFFLSCPPPFSPSTASFPTLPLFPCCSFSFSSPCFPFVFCFFSFFWLLLYSPSVFHFFSSYSSVFYLFLLLSSFPASGFSFFLPVFPHSFLLLLLPPFSVFFLFLCLVLLHVLLSTSSVFFILSPPPFSSSPSFSFSFFVYSALPHSSLLLLSTFNYSCLP, encoded by the coding sequence ATGCTGTTCTGTACACGTTTTATAAAATgcactattttttttgttcttattcttTGCCTTGTCTTCTcttttattgtccttttttcatcatgttttctgccttcttcctctcctactactcttcttcttgtctgttttctaatccttcttcttcctccctctcctcctttttctccccctctcgTCATCTCATCCCTTTCCTTCCATTGTTTTGTCCTCCTCTTTCCCCCTTCCTTCTGCTTCTACTGCCTccagtttttttctccattttcttctcctcttctgtcttttttccccttccttTGCCCCCATTCTGctttttccttcatgttctcttcctttctcttaactactttttcttcttcaccttcttcTCTCCCTCGTTCCACTCATTATTCTTTCGATTCCTTCTTTACCTccatcttcttttccttctccttctgtcatcttcatcatctcttcatccctctacttcttgttttcctttatccttttctccacctccttcacttcctccttcttttctcctttcttttcctttttctcctcttcctattCTGTCATCTTCTTagccttttctcttcttctgtcttcttgtccttctttctcctcccgtcattttcctcttcttctttcatctcctcttccCCCCACCCTTGTTCTCCTTCTCCCTTCTCTATTACTCCTCCTTccatctttctcttctttctcctcttccttcagtctttgtctccttctttctcctccactgtttttgtttttgtatttgttttgtcattcttttcatttttctcattcttttatTCTCCTCCTCGCTTCATTGTCTCCTTACACAACTTCCTTTACTCCTTGttcttgcattttctttctgtccatCTTCAGTCTCCTTCattcttttgttcttcttctccttctttttgtcACTCTTGTCTTCTCgtccttctttttcctctattttcttcacattttacttcctgttctacttattctttttcatttcttcctctATTACTCCTTGTTCCCCCTCTTTCTACTCTTCCTCACTCTATTGTtttgtctcctccttctcttgtcttccttctgtcttgtcattttcttaTCCCATCTTCCTATTTTGttactccttcctcctctccttttttcttcttctcttcccctTTCTTCTTGAgttgtcctcctcctttctctcctaGTACTGCTTCTTTTCCAACTCTTCCCCTCTTTCCTTGttgttctttctccttctcttccccatgctttccttttgtcttttgttttttctccttcttttggcttcttctttattctccttctgtttttcattttttctcctcttactcctctgtcttctatttatttctccttctgtcatcttttcctgcttctggcttctcatttttcctccctgtgttccctcattcttttcttcttcttttgcttcctcccttttctgtcttctttctctttctttgtcttgttcttcttcatgTCCTTCTTTCTACctcctctgtcttttttatcctttctcctcctcctttctcttcttctccttctttctcattttccttctttgtctactctgctcttcctcattcctctctccttcttctgtcTACTTTTAATTATTCTTGTCTTCCTTga